One stretch of Burkholderia pyrrocinia DNA includes these proteins:
- a CDS encoding PIN domain-containing protein: MSGIESAKSFVDSNVVLYLLSGDETKANRAEALFLRRPTISVQVLNEVASVCSRKLRMPWSDVAQFLEPIRSLCHVVPVTIDTHDLARRLAERHGLSFYDACIVAAASLEGCEYLYTEDMHDGLRVDGGPVLRNPFA; this comes from the coding sequence ATGAGCGGGATTGAGTCGGCAAAATCATTCGTCGACAGCAATGTCGTGCTTTATCTGCTGTCCGGGGACGAAACCAAGGCGAATCGGGCGGAGGCGCTGTTCCTTCGGCGGCCGACCATCAGTGTCCAGGTCCTGAACGAAGTCGCCAGCGTTTGCAGCCGAAAATTGCGGATGCCGTGGAGCGACGTGGCGCAGTTTCTGGAACCGATCAGGAGCTTGTGCCATGTCGTACCGGTCACGATCGATACGCATGACCTGGCGCGAAGGCTGGCGGAGCGACATGGCTTGTCATTCTATGACGCGTGCATCGTCGCCGCCGCGTCGCTCGAGGGCTGCGAGTACCTGTACACCGAGGACATGCACGATGGCCTGCGTGTGGATGGTGGACCGGTGCTGCGAAATCCGTTCGCCTGA
- a CDS encoding cation diffusion facilitator family transporter → MQRTSRATPHVYAATSRALAVSLAINLLLLAVETAAAWSAHSSGLLADVAHAAIDLAADALILVACRLDARLPPERRPTYEPLALAGLGALLVATGAQMIWHAVNRFDTPPAVQPGATTLALVAVTLAGKAVLSHWMLRKARETGSALLEASGWHVRTDALSALLAALAMSAALVGLGRLDDVAALAIGALVIRTGAGFIRRGGAQWPMLAAWANRSTRGS, encoded by the coding sequence ATGCAGCGCACGTCGCGCGCCACGCCCCACGTTTATGCGGCCACGTCCCGCGCCCTCGCCGTCAGCCTCGCGATCAACCTGCTGCTGCTCGCCGTCGAGACGGCTGCGGCGTGGTCCGCGCATTCGTCCGGGCTGCTCGCGGACGTCGCGCACGCGGCGATCGATCTCGCGGCCGATGCCTTGATCCTCGTCGCATGCAGGCTCGACGCGCGCCTGCCGCCGGAGCGGCGCCCGACCTACGAGCCGCTCGCACTCGCGGGTCTCGGCGCATTGCTGGTCGCGACGGGCGCGCAGATGATCTGGCACGCGGTCAACCGGTTCGACACGCCGCCCGCCGTGCAGCCGGGCGCGACGACGCTCGCGCTCGTCGCCGTCACGCTCGCCGGCAAGGCCGTGCTTTCGCACTGGATGCTGCGCAAGGCGCGCGAGACGGGCTCAGCGCTGCTCGAGGCGAGCGGCTGGCATGTGCGTACCGATGCGTTGTCGGCGTTGCTGGCGGCGCTCGCGATGAGTGCGGCGCTGGTCGGCCTCGGCCGTCTCGACGACGTGGCCGCGCTCGCGATCGGCGCGCTCGTGATCCGCACGGGCGCCGGTTTCATCCGGCGCGGCGGTGCGCAATGGCCGATGTTGGCCGCGTGGGCGAATCGCTCGACGCGCGGTTCGTGA
- the shiA gene encoding shikimate transporter, which yields MTPTFDTLDAAAGARARSQARKAAIGSFVGAVVDWYDFLLYGIVAALVFNSEFFPKVSPTMGTLAAFATFGVGFLFRPLGGVVFGHYGDRLGRKRMLVLTVMLMGLSTVAIGLLPTFATIGWWAPVLLVLMRAIQGFAVGGEWGGAALMAVESAPKQKKAFYSSGVQVGYGVGLVLATGIVSILSHTLGEAAFKSWGWRLPFVFSIVLVLVGLWVRKNMDESQEFVEKVEHGNRKLRLPVLEALTRHPKAFLLIIALRLAELFTMYIVTAFALSYSTTNLGMSRDLFLNVGLLVGAVSCVTIPCFAWLADRYGLRRIYLIGALIGLASAVPFFIALEARSIVWIVIFSILLANAAHDMVVSVQQPLFTELFGAEYRYSGAGVGYQFASVVGGGFTPFIAVGLVTLAGGSWHLVAGYLAVGCLISLVVAARMRAAQ from the coding sequence ATGACCCCAACCTTCGACACCCTCGACGCCGCCGCAGGCGCCCGCGCGCGCAGCCAGGCGCGCAAGGCCGCGATCGGCAGCTTCGTCGGCGCCGTCGTCGACTGGTACGACTTCCTGCTGTACGGGATCGTCGCCGCGCTGGTATTCAATTCCGAGTTCTTCCCGAAAGTCAGCCCGACGATGGGCACGCTCGCGGCGTTCGCGACGTTCGGCGTCGGCTTCCTGTTCCGGCCGCTCGGCGGCGTCGTGTTCGGCCACTACGGCGACCGGCTCGGCCGCAAGCGGATGCTCGTGCTGACGGTGATGCTGATGGGGCTGTCGACGGTCGCGATCGGCCTGCTGCCGACCTTCGCAACCATCGGCTGGTGGGCGCCGGTGCTGCTGGTGCTGATGCGTGCGATCCAGGGTTTCGCGGTCGGCGGCGAATGGGGCGGCGCGGCGCTGATGGCCGTCGAGAGCGCGCCGAAGCAAAAGAAGGCGTTCTACAGCAGCGGCGTGCAGGTCGGCTACGGCGTCGGGCTCGTGCTGGCCACGGGCATCGTGTCGATCCTGAGCCACACGCTCGGCGAAGCCGCGTTCAAGTCGTGGGGCTGGCGCCTGCCGTTCGTGTTCAGCATCGTGCTCGTGCTGGTCGGGCTGTGGGTGCGCAAGAACATGGACGAATCGCAGGAGTTCGTCGAGAAGGTCGAGCACGGCAACCGCAAGCTGCGCCTGCCGGTGCTGGAAGCGCTGACGCGCCATCCGAAGGCGTTCCTGCTGATCATCGCGCTGCGGCTCGCCGAACTGTTCACGATGTATATCGTCACCGCGTTCGCGCTCAGCTATTCGACGACGAACCTCGGCATGTCGCGCGACCTGTTCCTGAACGTCGGCCTGCTGGTCGGCGCGGTGAGCTGCGTGACGATCCCGTGCTTCGCGTGGCTGGCCGACCGCTACGGCCTGCGCCGCATCTACCTGATCGGCGCGCTGATCGGCCTTGCATCCGCGGTGCCGTTCTTCATCGCGCTGGAGGCGCGGTCGATCGTGTGGATCGTGATCTTCTCGATCCTGCTCGCGAACGCCGCGCACGACATGGTCGTGAGCGTCCAGCAGCCGCTGTTCACCGAGCTGTTCGGCGCCGAATACCGCTACAGCGGCGCGGGTGTCGGCTACCAGTTCGCGAGCGTCGTCGGCGGCGGGTTCACGCCGTTCATCGCGGTCGGCCTGGTCACCCTGGCCGGCGGCTCGTGGCACCTCGTCGCCGGCTATCTCGCGGTGGGCTGCCTGATCTCGCTGGTGGTTGCCGCGCGGATGCGGGCAGCGCAGTGA
- a CDS encoding 4-hydroxyphenylpyruvate dioxygenase family protein translates to MPGNSHPLSSDTPPVVDPAANPLGMAGLEFVEFAAPVPEALAQRFEQLGFKAIARHVSKNVTLYRQGQMHFLINAEPDSFAARYAEEYGMGVCAIGLRVASARRAFERAIELGAWAFEGERVGVGELKIPAIQGIGDSHLYFVDRWRGRDGQRGGVGDISIFDIDFRPIDIATAHTDLDCAGVGLQQVDHFTQTVGAGRMREWLDFYHDLLHFREIHEIDAHWHVSEESRVMVSPCGAVRIPVYEEGTRRTELMHAYLPDHPGEGVQHVALSTDDILSCVDALRANGVEFIEPPARYYDDVDARLPGHGVDLDALRRRAVLVDGEIGSDGVPRLFFQTFVKRRPGEIFFEIVQRKGHHGFGEGNLAALARARDAG, encoded by the coding sequence ATGCCCGGCAATTCCCACCCCCTGTCCAGCGATACGCCGCCCGTCGTCGATCCGGCCGCCAATCCGCTCGGGATGGCCGGCCTCGAATTCGTCGAATTCGCGGCGCCCGTGCCGGAAGCGCTCGCGCAACGCTTCGAGCAGCTCGGGTTCAAGGCGATCGCGCGGCATGTCAGCAAGAACGTCACGCTGTACCGGCAAGGGCAGATGCATTTCCTGATCAACGCCGAGCCCGATTCGTTCGCCGCGCGCTACGCGGAGGAATACGGGATGGGCGTCTGCGCGATCGGGCTGCGCGTGGCCAGCGCACGGCGTGCGTTCGAGCGTGCGATCGAGCTCGGCGCATGGGCGTTCGAGGGCGAGCGGGTCGGCGTCGGCGAGCTGAAGATCCCGGCGATCCAGGGCATCGGCGATTCGCACCTGTATTTCGTCGACCGCTGGCGCGGGCGAGACGGCCAGCGCGGCGGGGTCGGCGACATCTCGATCTTCGACATCGATTTCCGCCCGATCGACATCGCGACCGCACACACCGATCTCGATTGCGCGGGCGTCGGCCTGCAGCAGGTCGACCATTTCACGCAGACCGTCGGCGCGGGGCGCATGCGGGAGTGGCTGGATTTCTACCACGACCTGCTGCATTTTCGCGAGATCCACGAAATCGACGCGCACTGGCACGTGTCGGAAGAATCGCGCGTGATGGTGTCGCCGTGCGGCGCGGTGCGGATTCCGGTCTACGAGGAAGGCACGCGGCGTACCGAGCTGATGCACGCGTATCTGCCCGACCATCCGGGCGAGGGCGTCCAGCACGTCGCATTGTCGACTGACGACATCCTGTCGTGCGTCGATGCGCTGCGCGCGAACGGCGTCGAATTCATCGAGCCGCCCGCACGCTATTACGACGACGTCGATGCGCGGCTGCCCGGGCATGGCGTCGATCTCGACGCACTGCGCCGCCGCGCGGTGCTGGTCGACGGCGAGATCGGCAGCGACGGCGTGCCGCGCCTGTTCTTCCAGACCTTCGTCAAGCGCCGGCCCGGCGAAATCTTCTTCGAGATCGTGCAGCGCAAGGGGCACCACGGGTTCGGGGAAGGGAACCTCGCGGCACTCGCCCGCGCGCGCGACGCGGGCTGA
- a CDS encoding DinB family protein, protein MSAPSQNRIAPSVTTDRITPPASAADTLRMLVRYKSWANGLTFKSVMGLPAGEALRQRPTRFGNMVHTLNHVYVVDDIFRHHLQGKKHTYTSRNTDHTPAVSDLWKAVQEMDCWYIDLVDTWSDVDLAKAVHFEFVGGGEGVMTREQIVLHVVNHGTYHRGFVGDMMYQVPFAPPSNDLPVFIRDHYRDAR, encoded by the coding sequence GATTGCTCCATCCGTAACCACCGATCGCATCACACCGCCAGCCTCGGCAGCAGACACCTTGAGAATGCTGGTGCGCTACAAGTCCTGGGCGAATGGACTGACGTTCAAGAGCGTGATGGGCCTGCCGGCCGGCGAAGCCCTTCGGCAGAGACCGACACGGTTCGGAAACATGGTGCATACCTTGAATCACGTCTACGTGGTCGACGACATTTTCAGACATCATCTGCAAGGAAAGAAGCACACCTACACCTCGCGCAACACCGACCATACGCCCGCAGTTTCCGATCTTTGGAAAGCGGTTCAGGAAATGGACTGCTGGTACATCGATCTTGTCGACACCTGGTCGGACGTGGATCTTGCGAAAGCCGTTCATTTCGAGTTTGTTGGCGGAGGAGAAGGCGTCATGACCCGCGAGCAAATCGTGCTGCATGTCGTCAATCACGGCACCTATCACCGCGGTTTTGTCGGCGACATGATGTATCAGGTGCCTTTCGCGCCACCGTCGAACGATCTTCCCGTATTCATCAGGGATCACTATCGCGACGCTCGGTGA
- a CDS encoding UDP-N-acetylglucosamine 1-carboxyvinyltransferase, which translates to MSNLIVHGGTPLRGDIKPSANKNAVLPILCATLLTDQPLRLVGVPDITDVRKILDIFRTLGSDVSVDFTTGLLELHHRNTKFDPAVHRLPEAMRSSIMLIPPLLARFGVARLENDVKGCTLGVREIDPHVEVFERFGAHIERTPDSLIVRTDGPLTANDHWFDYASVTTTENFALCATAANGTSTLMNAASEPHVQEFCQFLAMIGVTIEGIGTSRLCVTGGGKLGGGEFRFAEDFHEIATFLALGAITGGDITVRNSSPEHFPLIDRTFAKFGVNVTHRDGWSRAERDGPLRVRRPFTQNILTKVEAAPWPYLPVDLLPIFIALGVRAEGSAMFWNKVYDGALGWSGELSKFGAHVLLSDPHRLITFGGLQLTPARVESPYIIRVAIALLMVAASIEGRSEIMNALPIRRAHPHFVENLRSVGANVEWTSSE; encoded by the coding sequence ATGTCGAATCTCATCGTCCACGGCGGCACTCCGCTGCGCGGGGACATCAAGCCGTCCGCGAACAAGAACGCCGTCCTGCCGATCCTGTGCGCCACCCTGTTGACCGATCAGCCGCTGCGCCTGGTCGGCGTGCCGGACATCACCGACGTGCGCAAGATCCTCGACATCTTCCGCACGCTCGGCAGCGACGTGTCGGTCGACTTCACGACGGGCCTGCTCGAACTCCACCATCGCAATACGAAGTTCGATCCGGCCGTCCACCGGCTGCCCGAGGCGATGCGCTCGTCGATCATGCTGATTCCGCCGCTGCTCGCGCGTTTCGGCGTCGCGCGCCTCGAGAACGACGTGAAAGGCTGCACGCTCGGCGTGCGCGAGATCGATCCGCACGTCGAGGTGTTCGAGCGCTTCGGCGCGCACATCGAGCGCACGCCCGATTCGCTGATCGTCCGCACCGACGGCCCGCTGACGGCCAACGATCACTGGTTCGACTACGCGTCGGTGACGACCACCGAGAACTTCGCGCTGTGCGCGACGGCCGCGAACGGCACGTCGACGCTGATGAACGCGGCGTCCGAGCCGCACGTGCAGGAGTTCTGCCAGTTCCTCGCGATGATCGGCGTCACGATCGAAGGCATCGGCACGTCGCGACTCTGCGTGACGGGCGGCGGCAAGCTCGGCGGCGGCGAATTCCGCTTCGCCGAGGATTTCCACGAGATCGCGACGTTTCTCGCGCTCGGCGCGATCACGGGCGGCGACATCACCGTGCGCAACTCGTCGCCCGAGCATTTCCCGCTGATCGACCGCACGTTCGCGAAGTTCGGCGTCAACGTCACGCACCGCGACGGCTGGTCGCGCGCGGAACGCGACGGCCCGCTGCGCGTGCGCCGGCCGTTCACGCAGAACATCCTGACCAAGGTCGAAGCCGCGCCGTGGCCGTACCTGCCGGTCGACCTGCTGCCGATCTTCATCGCGCTCGGCGTGCGCGCGGAAGGCAGCGCGATGTTCTGGAACAAGGTCTACGACGGTGCGCTCGGCTGGTCCGGCGAACTGTCGAAGTTCGGCGCGCACGTGCTGCTGTCGGATCCGCATCGGCTGATCACGTTCGGCGGGCTGCAACTGACGCCGGCGCGCGTCGAGAGCCCGTACATCATCCGCGTCGCGATCGCGCTGCTGATGGTGGCCGCGAGCATCGAAGGCCGCTCGGAAATCATGAACGCGCTGCCGATCCGCCGCGCGCATCCGCATTTCGTCGAGAACCTGCGCTCGGTCGGCGCGAACGTCGAGTGGACGAGCAGCGAATAA
- a CDS encoding type II toxin-antitoxin system HipA family toxin codes for MAPRARHDRLDLWMNGIPVGYWEIRRGVERLVYLPGWLDDPQGRPLSLSLPFTPGNQPHQGAIVADYFDNLLPDSEPIRRRIAQRYRLGSTAPFELLASIGRDCVGAIQMLPPDEMPVDLETIDGVTLDDAAVADVLRHATAAPLPGRGEPDGDLRLSIAGAQEKTALLRQGNRWLRPSGSTPTTHIFKLPLGRVGNMQADMRTSVENEWLCSKLVAAYGLPVAPCEIGRFDDQKALIVERFDRRPSRDGTWILRLPQEDMCQATGTPSGAKYESDGGPGIETIMGILANSTDAAHDRMNFFVAQLVFWVLAAIDGHAKNFSIAHLPGNTYRSTPLYDVLSAHPIIGTRRNQLPPRRARLAMAVCGKNRHYVIGEIQPRHWIAQGRRVGLTEDDVRAAMAAVAARTETAIAEVAAQIPGDFPADVADAIFDGMRRQSRKLGAGDAV; via the coding sequence ATGGCGCCGCGCGCCCGCCACGACCGGCTCGACCTGTGGATGAACGGCATTCCGGTCGGCTATTGGGAAATCCGGCGCGGCGTCGAGCGCCTCGTCTACCTGCCGGGCTGGCTCGACGATCCCCAGGGGCGGCCGCTATCGCTGTCGCTGCCCTTCACGCCCGGCAACCAGCCGCACCAGGGCGCGATCGTCGCCGACTACTTCGACAACCTGCTGCCGGACAGCGAGCCGATCCGCCGCCGCATCGCGCAGCGTTACCGGCTCGGATCGACGGCGCCGTTCGAACTGCTCGCGTCGATCGGCCGCGATTGCGTCGGCGCGATCCAGATGCTGCCGCCCGACGAGATGCCCGTTGACCTCGAGACGATCGACGGCGTGACGCTCGACGACGCAGCCGTTGCCGACGTGCTGCGCCACGCGACCGCCGCGCCGCTGCCCGGCCGCGGGGAGCCGGACGGCGACCTGCGCCTGTCGATCGCCGGCGCGCAGGAAAAGACCGCCTTGCTGCGTCAGGGCAACCGCTGGTTGCGGCCGTCGGGCAGCACGCCGACGACGCACATCTTCAAGCTGCCGCTCGGGCGCGTCGGGAACATGCAGGCCGACATGCGAACGTCCGTCGAAAACGAATGGCTGTGCTCGAAGCTCGTCGCCGCATACGGCCTGCCGGTCGCGCCGTGCGAGATCGGCCGGTTCGACGACCAGAAGGCGCTGATCGTCGAGCGCTTCGACCGGCGTCCTTCGCGCGACGGCACGTGGATCCTGCGGCTGCCGCAGGAGGACATGTGCCAGGCGACCGGCACGCCTTCCGGCGCGAAATACGAATCCGACGGCGGCCCCGGCATCGAGACGATCATGGGCATCCTCGCGAATTCGACCGACGCCGCGCACGACAGGATGAATTTCTTCGTCGCACAGCTCGTGTTCTGGGTGCTGGCGGCGATCGACGGCCATGCGAAGAACTTCAGCATCGCGCACCTGCCCGGCAATACGTACCGCAGCACGCCGCTGTACGACGTGCTGTCCGCGCATCCGATCATCGGCACACGCCGCAACCAGTTGCCGCCGCGCCGCGCGCGGCTCGCGATGGCCGTGTGCGGGAAGAACCGGCACTACGTGATCGGCGAGATCCAGCCGCGTCACTGGATCGCGCAGGGGCGGCGCGTCGGCCTGACCGAAGACGACGTGCGCGCCGCGATGGCGGCCGTTGCCGCGCGCACGGAGACTGCGATTGCCGAAGTCGCCGCGCAGATCCCGGGGGATTTTCCGGCGGATGTGGCGGACGCGATCTTCGACGGCATGCGTCGCCAGAGCCGCAAGCTCGGGGCGGGAGATGCCGTGTGA
- a CDS encoding AbrB/MazE/SpoVT family DNA-binding domain-containing protein, giving the protein MQVAKWGNSLAVRLPATVVEALELREGDDIEIVVDSPRVFAVSRKPRADELLQRLRRFRGKLPADFKFSRDDANERD; this is encoded by the coding sequence ATGCAGGTCGCAAAGTGGGGCAATAGCCTGGCCGTCCGCCTTCCCGCCACTGTGGTCGAAGCCCTGGAGCTCCGCGAAGGGGACGACATCGAGATCGTGGTCGATAGCCCGCGCGTGTTTGCCGTCAGCCGCAAGCCGAGGGCCGATGAACTGCTGCAACGGTTGCGGCGTTTCAGGGGCAAGCTGCCCGCCGATTTCAAGTTCAGCCGGGACGATGCGAATGAGCGGGATTGA
- a CDS encoding helix-turn-helix domain-containing protein codes for MAFPVQTLTQLRPILVGFRKSAGLTQAQLAARLGVTQQSYAQLEANPSAVSIERLFKVLNTLGVRMTLGLGAQDDSAESAQPDADADTDAGSAARKPAAKKRIPDPARGATAAKAQTKTTSGAARKRPATAAPGKPRTSKREDW; via the coding sequence ATGGCCTTTCCTGTCCAGACCCTGACCCAGTTGCGCCCGATACTCGTCGGTTTCCGGAAATCCGCGGGGCTCACGCAGGCGCAATTGGCCGCCCGCCTGGGCGTCACGCAGCAATCCTATGCGCAGCTCGAAGCCAATCCGTCGGCGGTGAGCATCGAACGGCTTTTCAAGGTGCTGAACACGCTTGGCGTTCGCATGACGCTCGGCCTGGGCGCGCAGGATGATTCGGCGGAATCCGCTCAGCCCGATGCAGATGCCGATACTGATGCCGGCTCGGCGGCTCGCAAGCCGGCCGCGAAAAAGCGCATCCCGGACCCGGCGCGCGGTGCAACGGCAGCAAAAGCTCAAACCAAAACCACGTCCGGCGCCGCGCGCAAGCGGCCGGCGACGGCAGCACCGGGCAAGCCGCGGACCTCGAAACGGGAGGACTGGTGA